In Caldisericaceae bacterium, one DNA window encodes the following:
- a CDS encoding ABC transporter permease: MHFYIEKRGNTSKRFTNSVYIISIILAVIFSSFIFLLKGVNPFFAFGKIMKSSFGSSFGLKETITKAIPLLIISQGLIVAFKGKFWNIGANGQLLVGSTVATWVALNFGPNHSAFLTLLLMFLLGFLAGGLFGIIPAILKVKLSINEIITTLMLNYIAEDFIEYLVYGPWKGKTQYGFPYTDNFPPSAVLPQIPGSRISLTLVIIALTVSFLIFLFIEKTKFGYEIKVIGDNPNSAKFAGIDFLKITIIMMLISGGLAGVAGVGEVSAIHRHLTYPAQISSGYGYTAIIVAWLAQLNPIIAIFSAIFFGGILVGGDVIQTSLGFPFATINTFNGFILVFMIIGNFFTEYKIMIRR; encoded by the coding sequence ATGCATTTCTATATTGAAAAAAGAGGTAATACTTCCAAGAGATTCACTAATAGTGTTTATATTATTTCAATTATTTTAGCAGTTATATTTTCAAGTTTTATATTTTTACTTAAAGGTGTGAATCCCTTTTTTGCATTTGGGAAGATTATGAAAAGTTCATTTGGTTCATCGTTTGGCTTGAAGGAAACTATAACAAAGGCTATACCCTTACTTATTATCTCTCAAGGACTTATAGTAGCCTTCAAAGGTAAGTTTTGGAATATTGGAGCAAATGGCCAACTTTTAGTCGGTTCAACAGTAGCTACTTGGGTTGCATTGAATTTTGGGCCAAACCATTCTGCATTTTTAACACTTTTACTTATGTTTTTGTTAGGATTTCTTGCAGGTGGACTTTTTGGTATAATTCCAGCAATACTAAAGGTTAAGCTCAGTATTAACGAAATTATTACAACGCTTATGCTTAACTACATAGCAGAAGATTTCATTGAATACCTTGTATACGGACCCTGGAAGGGAAAAACACAGTACGGGTTTCCTTACACTGATAACTTTCCTCCGTCGGCAGTACTCCCACAAATCCCTGGCTCAAGAATAAGTTTAACATTGGTTATTATTGCATTGACAGTTTCTTTTTTAATATTTTTATTTATAGAAAAAACAAAGTTTGGATATGAAATAAAGGTAATTGGAGATAATCCAAATAGTGCAAAATTTGCTGGAATTGATTTTCTCAAAATAACAATTATTATGATGTTAATCTCAGGAGGACTTGCAGGAGTAGCAGGGGTGGGAGAAGTCTCTGCAATTCACAGGCACTTAACTTATCCAGCACAAATTTCGTCAGGTTATGGATATACGGCAATAATTGTTGCATGGCTTGCCCAATTAAACCCAATTATAGCTATTTTTTCTGCAATTTTCTTCGGGGGAATACTCGTAGGAGGAGATGTAATTCAAACTTCTTTAGGTTTTCCTTTTGCAACCATCAATACATTTAACGGTTTTATTCTGGTCTTTATGATAATTGGTAACTTTTTTACAGAGTATAAAATTATGATAAGAAGGTGA